A region of the Prinia subflava isolate CZ2003 ecotype Zambia chromosome 17, Cam_Psub_1.2, whole genome shotgun sequence genome:
CATACTGTGCAGTTGCTTTCCCAGGCAGCACGTTTTGCAAAGATGAAAAGAAGTCCACAACATTTACTGTCTCAAGAACAACACTGCCTTTGACCAACTGTAAACTTCAGTTTCtatgttttaatttctcttcctaCAAGCATCACTAGACAGCCTCATACTCAATGATCTCACCAGAAACAATTCAAATGGCACCTGTCTTATCGGTCAAATACTTCATTAACCCGTATTTTCAAAGGAAACCACAGTTCATTGTCACTGGGAAATAATGTTTCTTTAGCACAAAGACCGCAGAGCCAATGTTCAACACGTCTCTGCCCCAGAGGCTTTGAGGGGGATTTAAAGTGCAATGGTTATGGGACTTCTGGaaagctccaggagctgctcacctGCTTTGCGTGTGTCAGCAGAGACAGAGGCAGGTCTGGCGTCTCTGAGGAGGTCTAGGTTTGTTTcatctcttccttctctttcttcaggAACAACCATGCTGGCCTTCTCTCTAAGGAACCACCaacaaacacattaaaaacCGCAAATGCAGAAGTAAAGAAGATTGAAATACCTCAATACCCTTCATCCAGATGTAAAATTATATATAGTTTAATACTAAAAGCAAACCCGATCAGAAATGCAATTTACTgggtttttcttggtttttccttttacaaagGAAGTAATGAGTAGTAATAGTACTGTAACCCACTGAGAAGGCACTGTCAGTAAAAATAATCTTATACAGCCTAAggaaataattgttttctttctccaatTGACTTAGGTTATAGAAGCCTTCAAAATTATCCTACAAGAAATGTTACCTGCAAAAACACAATTACACAAATGATCTTCATAgacaatgaggaaaaaattcaaGTGATGCTGATTAGCCTTTACGTTAATAATAAATCCTGCTAAAATTATTAAACAAATTACCAGgtgctttgaaaaggaaagTTTTGACTTTTTGGTGATTCTCAGTAGGAAAGCAGTCTTTACATATGACAAAGAATTGaattaaaagtttatttaaagCCTTCACACAGTTAAgaactttatttaaaatgtaagcATATTGGGGAATTACATGAAACACTAATTATAAAGGCAGCTAAACTAATTGTGTTACCGAATGAGTTTTTCAAAGgcctccttctctttcctcagAGCTGTGAGGTAGCGCTGCTCCTCTGTGGAGCCCCCATATATCAGGAAATAAACTCTGGAGgtataaaagaggaaaaaaaaagaggtcaCAAAACTTTCtattaagttttaaaaatccacaACCAATAAATTTAAGATTAGTAGCAGTAAGTGCCTGACAAGTTAATTAACAGTATAttaaattttaagttttctATATTTGTAATTAGTATGTGACATTTATTCATAGAACTGAGTTTTGCAATTTTCAGgtgtattaaatatatatacCCAATGTGGTGATATTTCTGTCAGCAAATGCTATAACTGCAAATACTAATTTTTTATGGTGTTTCCTTTACTTGCTTCTCTGTTACAGTTTCTGAATTCCTGGTCTTCAGCATGATGAACTCCaggaaatgtgaaaattaaaCCCAAATTGAAtccatttgtttaaaaatcGTATCTTCAGAGGTGATTTAAAATGAGACCACACCACCTCAAAATGATCTACTGCCACAAATGATTGAAGCAGAGGTCTTGgaattgttttttgttggttgtttttctttttaaaagatatgctTCTGCTGTTAAGGGTCTAAATACCTGCTGGAAagtaaaaaatatcttttgatTACACCAGACATTATGCTTTTGTTTAAACTTAAGGGCTCAACAGGAACTGAAAGGCAGCTGTTGAAAATGAACAGCAGCATGTTCTGCATTGCCTGCTGACAGTgcacttttaatttttccaatCAGACCAGAATTACCCTGGCCAGGTCAACTTGCCTCAAAGGCTTCCCAGGCCTGCTTGCCTTGTAGATCTCCAGCTGCCGAACAAAAGTGAGTTCTGCATCGTACAGCACAACGTATCTGGGCTCCACCTCGTGCAGCACCCGAGTGAGCGCATAGGGGTCCCCACACCCCTGCAGCGGGTGGATGATGGTCAGCGGGTCCTTGAAAATGCCATAGTAACAGTCTGAGGGCAGGTTCACATCAAAATCCTCAGGAATGGTCTCTTCAGTGTTGCTTTCTTGGCTACCACTTAATTCTTCGTTGTCTTCCACCTCGacttcctctctcttttcctcctcagttTTCCCTATCATCTGGAGTATAGTCCGGTCTTGCTGTTTCttgagtttattttgttttgaagaagcTGTTAGTTTGGCTTTTTTGGCTTGAGGCCCTGTGTCTGGTTTGGCATTTCCTTTGGCCTTGATGGCTTTTCTGTCCTTAATCCACACTTCTCCAGCTTTCTCGTCCTTTCCAAAGGTTTTGTTATATAGTCTTGTTAGGAAagcttctgctccagcaatAATATACTCCCTGAGCTGTGCACAGGCTCGGTCATCACTGGCACAAATGAGCACTTGCCCTGCAGTCAAGAAACAATCCCATGTTTACAGCCTGTAATGCTGTGCGTCTTACCCAGCTACCAGCACCTCCCGAGCCCATGGCTTGCACTGGTCCCAGCACTGTGCCTGCCAAATGCCTTCACATTGGCTGCCACAGTCACTTTGCACTTTGAAAGAATTTAAACTGCACGGCTTTTTGTACCAAATAAAATTAGAGAAGATTAATGGAAGTTCAACATTCCTTTTTCTTACAATATCTAAATTTGTAAAGTTTTTCTTCTGACCATGTGTGGAAACATATTTGAACAACTACTCATTTTTAAGATGTGGAATAAGAGAGAACTTAATTTAACCATTCCAATTTGTCAGCTGTGTTCGAGAGTCCACAAAACACGTTTCACATGGTATTATTGACGTTTGTGAATAACAATTCTCTGCAAGCTGACTCAGATAAACTCCTACAGCACTAGGTGAGAGAGCCAGTTCTTACCCAGAGTCAGAACATTGTGGGTGGGAGAAAAGAGCGCTTTTTTACCCTTACtatatctgaaaataaaacttgctAAATTTTAAGGGAATGAAAAGCCCTAAAATAggaaaggcagcaaagcagttagactcccctccctgcctcctaATCTTTACCTCATTTATATGCAACTCATGAGAAGCAAATTTTCAGGCGGATGAGAAGAATGCGCAATTTAAAAAGGGTGTAAGACGGAACCCCAAACTTCAGAAATGAGTAAATGGTCCCTTGATCATGATAAATTTCCACATCAGTTTTATTTGGCTTGGAACTAAGCTATCAGTCAGTACTGAAATGCAACTTAAATTGTTTTTTCAGAATAATGCAGGCTCTTTCCTAAAAAGTATTGCACTGTAGGAATGAACAGCATTTCTCTTTTAGAGCAAGATCTAATAAGAGTTTATGTAAAACTATCTAAATTTACATAGCTTATGTACATAATATACATAAATTCCTCATCTTAAGGCCACAAATTACTAAATTTAAACCAGCTCTTTGATAAAACTACAGAACAGTTAGTTCCTCCTCTCCAAGGTCAAGCAGAAGTACAAACCAGTAGCAGTACTGGAAAACTTACATCATTTAGTATTCTCTCACCTGGGCCACCAAGGTTGTCACTGTTCTTATTCTCATCTTCAATCTCTTTCAGTACTTCTCTCAAAGCTTCCCATTTCGGGTTACTTTCTAGAACCAATTCCCTTTTAAGTTCTGAAACAAAGTAAGATTGAACATAGCAGCTCTTGCAGCCAAAATATCCTTCAGACTTTAAATCAGTGGTTAGATGTCAATAGTGTGATGGTTGTTGTCACATATGATATTCAACAGCCTACACATGCAACTTGTTATGCTAATGAGCTGGAGAACActcttaaatttaaaaatggagaTAAGTGCTTTTGTGAAGCAAAACCCTGAAATATTCACTCATTCTTCAGTTCTGAAACtcctgaatatattttttaataaaagcaacCACAGCCTCCTACACTTTCACATACCATAATAAAGATGAAGCTAAACATCAATGTAATGCAAGAACAATTCCACAAAAGCTCTCCCAATAATCAGCTGGGCAAGCTTAGGAGAATCCCCTACTTCGTGACTCTTATATGTTGTTTATTATGTTCTTTTGGAACTAAGATTATGTCTCAATTTATCCCAGCTAACAGACTGAGATCCTGAGCTGTGGAAGTTCATGCAGGGAACCACAGCACAAGTAATAATATGCAAAGCATTTGGAATCGTGTGACACTCTGAAACTTAAAATTAGGAATGATCAGTACcgttttccttttttacatcACGTTTTTCAGAGCCTGAGGCTTTGCCTTTCTGATTCAGTTTCTCATCTGCAATGCGATAAACTCGAGCTCGAGCATTCACAAACATTGAGGTACTGGAGTCAAGGAacagccagcctggagaggaaatGAGAAGGAAGCAGTAATAGTTTGACATCTGCAATGTGCATGTGCTCCAACACTCTGCAGTAAAAGCCCCAGACCTTCAGCTGGAATACCTGCCCTACCTGCTTGCTGTGTAATCACCAGCTtaataaaagacagaaatgtgaTGCAAATCTCACACTGTTAAGTAACAGCAGTTAAGTGGGAAGATGAAAGAATTATCTGTCAATAAAAACCTACGTCCTTATGGCTGGTTGTGTAAAACCTAATTAGATACCTTCATATGTTTGGGAATGATAATTAAAAACATCAACACTACATTGTTTCATGCATTAACTTGTATGGTTATTCTGTGTTTACCTGAATTCTCACCAAAAGCTTTTTCAGTTGCTTTCAGTGACTCCAGGAGATTAAGGAAAGTCACACAATCATACTGGGTTAGATACAGCAGCAAAGTACGTAGGATCTTCAAATCCTGGACCAGAGACTTTGTCTTAGCTCCAAGCTGGTGCCAGAGAGGATCTAAATAGTGACGTATTGTCTGGAAATCAAAATTGGAAAGTTGGAGTGTCAAACATACAGTACTGCATTATAGCTTCTAGCCAAGCTGAGAATGCACTTCAACTTTACAGGGGACGCTCTGGTTTCCCAAAGTTATTACAGATACCAAAATAAAGATGTACTGGTGAAGTATTTGTTTTGATATAAGTGACCATATTTTAGCAAAGTTAACATAACATAGATGTCTTTATGAAAAACATCTCAGCAATTAGCAGATGTATATAATTCAATACTTTCagaaattttttcctttccatccaataaaaaaaatcctggtaaaattataaaaaatcaTCCTTATTTTACTGGTACTGGCCTGTTGTATTTAGTATCTAGTGTCCTTTACTCAGGTACAGCAAAAACCATTATCATGTCATATAGTTTCCAAAATCAGATAGGTACCATGAAGATGTGCAACTTATAGAGACCAAGAAAAAGCcttcaaatatttaaagtacAGAAGGCCTCTCATCCAGATTAAATCATAGTTAACCACTAACTGTGTTGCACTATGACAGTTGATTTCACCATAACAAAAGTGTATGTGTGCCAAACAGATCTGTCAAAAATAACAATGAACACAAAGTTATTGACATACATAATGATTAAACATACAGCAGATGCGTGCATGTGCATATTGTCTATTATGTACAGTGCTTCTCCTactagagaaaataaaaaataaaagcaagaaactcaaaagggaaaggggagTACGTGTGTGGCGATTACTGATGCTTATCTCCAAAGTATTCTGAGCTGAAGTTGCAACTGTCTTTTTAATAACAGCAGCAACAATTATTATTGTAACCATGAATTGGAGTGTTCTTACTGTTGGGACtttggaaataaaggaaaaacaataatACCTATACATCAAAACCCCTCCTGGAAACTGTTACATCACCATTACACCCCTTTGTACCAGTAATAAACATGTCATGGGAGAACAccactcagctgctgctggttaTTTATTctgcaaacatttctgtttgcatGGCAGGCACTTTGGAGATCTATATCCCATTACTCAGACACTGCAGAACAATCAAAATAGTTACCTTGTCAAAAGGTTTAGCAATAGCATTCTCTAAAGACAGATCCTCTACTTCCAGAGCTGGGTTGTAACGCTTGAGTTCCCTCAGACACGCGTTCAGAATGTCCAGGATTGCAGTCTGGATAGCAAGCATAGCAGGGGTCATGGCCACGTGTATTTCCACCACTTCAGGTTTATGCTTCTCTAAAAAGGAGTGCACTGCTATATGAAATCtaagagaaaaacagctttgTAAGATCTACATGGATAGTTTTATTTAACTTAGAATTACTCAGAAGTCTGTATAAAATACAATTGTTTTAAATGTAAACACATAAGTTAATTCCAAAATTAGTTTCTACTGATGTGAAGACTGCAATCTTATGAACAGCCTTGGAAAACCATCTGTTCCACAATTATGACTGTAGTCATTCTAGTCATGTGAGCCTGTAGTGCTGGTGAATGATCCATGGAAAATTACTGCACTGGATTCTGCATCATCATCACACatagcaaattttaaaataagccCAAAAATCCTATAAGGGAGAAACTGGAAGGAGTTCATAAATTCTCTGAAATCACACAGCTGCACCAGCAGATTTTGTGACATTCCCAGCTTGCAATGACAACCTGCAGGTCCTTGTTGGAACCCTGCCCTTGGAGCCACTCTGACTGCACAGATCCAGAGATGTCACCCGACTGTTCCTGTCAGGATGAGGCTCAGAGAACACGATGGCTGCTGACTCTGCAACCCCACGGacatttccctgcagcctgcagccccaggtcctttcATGGAAGACAAGGAAGGAAATCCAGGGAGCTTCTACTCAACCTTTCCTACCCTAGGTATGTCCAGTTCTACTTCCCAGGGATACTGAAAGAAAGACTGTTAAGGAATTTACAATGCAGAGGAACAGTTCAGTAAGAAGCAGTTCCCAGCCCAGACTAAGAGAACAAATGGGCAAGGGCACTGCCTGGGTCATCAGAGAGTGTCCAGT
Encoded here:
- the ERCC4 gene encoding DNA repair endonuclease XPF, producing the protein MAALLEHESQIFLELFHRDGLAVCARGLGIDRLLLRFLRLYCEPASLVLVLNTSPAEEEYFIDQLRSDGVVHLPRRVTNEVANNTRYEFYTQGGVIFATSRILVVDFLTDRIPANLITGILVYKAHRIIESCQEAFILRLYRQKNKQGFIKAFTDNAVAFNTGFCHVERVMKNLFVGKLYLWPRFHIAVHSFLEKHKPEVVEIHVAMTPAMLAIQTAILDILNACLRELKRYNPALEVEDLSLENAIAKPFDKTIRHYLDPLWHQLGAKTKSLVQDLKILRTLLLYLTQYDCVTFLNLLESLKATEKAFGENSGWLFLDSSTSMFVNARARVYRIADEKLNQKGKASGSEKRDVKKENELKRELVLESNPKWEALREVLKEIEDENKNSDNLGGPGQVLICASDDRACAQLREYIIAGAEAFLTRLYNKTFGKDEKAGEVWIKDRKAIKAKGNAKPDTGPQAKKAKLTASSKQNKLKKQQDRTILQMIGKTEEEKREEVEVEDNEELSGSQESNTEETIPEDFDVNLPSDCYYGIFKDPLTIIHPLQGCGDPYALTRVLHEVEPRYVVLYDAELTFVRQLEIYKASRPGKPLRVYFLIYGGSTEEQRYLTALRKEKEAFEKLIREKASMVVPEEREGRDETNLDLLRDARPASVSADTRKAGGQEQKGVQQTVIVDMREFRSELPSLIHRRGIDIEPVTLEVGDYILTPDICVERKSTSDLIGSLNNGRLYAQCVAMCRYYKRPVLLIEFDPNKPFSLIPRGSLQPEISSNDVTSKLTLLTLHFPKLRILWCPSPHATAELFEELKQNRPQPDAETAMAVTADSEILPESDKYNPGPQDFLLKMPGVNTKNCRALMTHVKSIAELVTLSKDELSKILGNAANATQLFDFIHLTYAEALAKGKSKR